From a region of the Acanthochromis polyacanthus isolate Apoly-LR-REF ecotype Palm Island chromosome 3, KAUST_Apoly_ChrSc, whole genome shotgun sequence genome:
- the c3h4orf33 gene encoding UPF0462 protein C4orf33 homolog encodes MEFDIRHTWDSDPVDHEPIRIVFSPGEGGLNMEVFGPFFNDPASPAGPPGQPFPGLWDYEVVESFFLDSTTNNYLEVELCPHGQHLILLLSGVGQAFMQQLPIVFNATTIKDRWMGEALLPWPYFPPNVNKMNSYAIHGSGEKRTYEALYSIPKEEIVEGQKPNFHRLEYFQDFRLQSIMGEDWVQPESALWKGKP; translated from the exons ATGGAATTTGATATCCGGCATACCTGGGACAGCGACCCTGTGGATCATGAACCCATCAGGATTGTCTTCTCTCCTGGGGAAGGAGGGCTGAACATGGAGGTGTTTGGTCCATTCTTCAATGACCCAGCGTCTCCTGCGGGGCCCCCCGGTCAGCCCTTCCCTGGACTCTGGGATTACGAAG TCGTGGAGTCTTTCTTCCTTGATAGTACTACAAATAATTACCTGGAAGTGGAGCTTTGCCC ACACGGACAACACCTGATACTGTTATTGTCAGGAGTCGGCCAAGCATTCATG caACAACTGCCCATCGTGTTTAATGCCACAACCATAAAGGACAGGTGGATGGGAGAGGCTCTCCTTCCATGGCCGTACTTTCCTCCCAATGTCAACAAGATGAACTCGTACGCCATCCATGGCTCAGGAGAGAAGCGCACTTATGAGGCTCTCTACTCCATCCCCAAGGAGGAGATAGTGGAAGGCCAAAAGCCAAATTT CCACCGCCTGGAGTATTTCCAAGATTTCCGCCTGCAGAGCATCATGGGAGAGGACTGGGTCCAACCAGAATCTGCTCTGTGGAAGGGAAAGCCTTGA